Genomic window (bacterium):
TTTAAAAAATATTTGGCGCTTATTATTTTAAATTTTCCTTCTTTAACAAGATCACTAATAACTTGACTTCCCTCTGTTACTTTTTTAGCCATAGCATTTGCATTTTCAAGTATTGCCCTCTCTGTCAAATTTTCTTTATCGCCTGATTTTTCAATGATATCTACTGATGGCTTAATTTCATTTAAAATTGCGGATATGTTGGCACTTTCACTGGCATGGTTAACCGCTGCTGTAACTGCCCCGCATTTTTCATGCCCCATCACTATAAGAAGTTTTGAGCCTAAATGGGCCACCGCGTATTCAATACTCCCTAAAACTACGGGATCAACTACATTTCCCGCTGTCCTTATAATAAAAATCTCTCCCAATCCAGCATCAAATATGTATTCCGGCGCTACACGGGAATCAGAACAACTGAGTATAATTGCATACGGTTTCTGGCCGTTATAAACCTCTTCTAATTTTGCCTTCCAGTCCTTATTTCCAAAATTAAAGCTTGTATATCTTTTATTGCCTTCTTTTAACCTTCCAAGAGCTGCATCCGGTGTTACCCCTTCCTCTGAATGATGCGCACCGCCATGCCCAGTTTCTTCTTTCTCAGAAGCTATTACTAATGAATTTATTGATACAACCAGAGCAAAAATCAGGCACAGTTTTTTTAGATTGTATTTTCCCATAAAATAAATACCTCCTCTTCGATTAATAAATTAATCTTTTTGAAAGATTGCAGTATAACATAAAAAAATTTAAATTCATAGATATTTTTCGCAAAAATTTTTTACTTAATTTCCATGGGGGTTATGGCATTCCAAACATTTAGTATGGATCTTGTCCAAAGTATGCCTTTTATTTATCGGATCTTCCACAGGGGAAAGCGTATGGCAGCTAAGACACATATCTTTATTCTCGCTGTATTTCAGAAGTTTCCTCGTCTCCGATCCATGCGGCAAATGACAGCCGCTGCAATTTCCCTCAAAAACCGGTTTGTGGATTTTTTCTGTATATTTTTGCCTCATATTGGCATGGCAAAGATAACAAAGCTTATCTTCCTTATAATTCCCAACATACTCTTTAGGCAAAAGAAGTTTGTTATTTGGAGAATTATGCGGATCATGGCAGGAAACACACTTTCCTTCTTTTACCGGTTTATGTAAAAATTTGTTTTTTTGAAAAGTTTTGTGACAATTAATAAGACAAATCTTTTCCAAAGGTTCTGCCATCTGGAACTGATAACTGGAAGAATGCGGCCGGTGGCAGCTCAAACATTCACCCGCCATAACTATTAAATGTACATTTTTTCCCTGGGCGATTTTTTGATGGCAATTAAGGCATAAATCAGATATAACTACAACGGTTTTACCTGAATCTAATTTCATTAAACGGCGGCTGTTTGATTCATGGACACTATGACAATCCAAACATTTCCCTTTATTATACGGGGTGTGCAGGTAATTTTCTTTCGGATTTTTCTTATGACACGAAAAACAAAGTTCCGGAATCTTATTTTTTAAAAGATATTCAAAAACAGAAGTATGGGGGTTGTGACAGGATGTGCACTTGCCGTCCCTTATTGGTTTATGGACAAAACTCTTTTCGCCAATTTTTTCGTGACAGGAAAAACAAAGCTCTTTCTCGACTTCAAACAAGAGAATTAAATTATTTTCATCTCCATGGTCCTTATGGCATACTTTACAGTCTCCATCAGCAACAGGGGGATGAACATTGCCTTTTGAAAAAGTTTCTTTTTCTTTCTCATGACAGTCGTAGCATTCTTTTTTCTCTTCTTTTTTTTTCTCTTCAGCGTTCAAAAAAGACGGCCAACCAAAAAGAAATAAAAAAGCAATCAATGATGCATATTTAAAAACTGTTTTTCTGTTCATCAAAGATAGTTCCATTTTTATCTAATTTATCCATATACAAATTACTAAAAGCAAAATACTAACTACTTAAATTTTTTCATAAATGAAAAAATTTATGGTCGGGGTGTCCAGATTTGAACTGGAGACCC
Coding sequences:
- a CDS encoding carbonic anhydrase — its product is MGKYNLKKLCLIFALVVSINSLVIASEKEETGHGGAHHSEEGVTPDAALGRLKEGNKRYTSFNFGNKDWKAKLEEVYNGQKPYAIILSCSDSRVAPEYIFDAGLGEIFIIRTAGNVVDPVVLGSIEYAVAHLGSKLLIVMGHEKCGAVTAAVNHASESANISAILNEIKPSVDIIEKSGDKENLTERAILENANAMAKKVTEGSQVISDLVKEGKFKIISAKYFLKDGRVEFLEGK
- a CDS encoding cytochrome c3 family protein, coding for MNRKTVFKYASLIAFLFLFGWPSFLNAEEKKKEEKKECYDCHEKEKETFSKGNVHPPVADGDCKVCHKDHGDENNLILLFEVEKELCFSCHEKIGEKSFVHKPIRDGKCTSCHNPHTSVFEYLLKNKIPELCFSCHKKNPKENYLHTPYNKGKCLDCHSVHESNSRRLMKLDSGKTVVVISDLCLNCHQKIAQGKNVHLIVMAGECLSCHRPHSSSYQFQMAEPLEKICLINCHKTFQKNKFLHKPVKEGKCVSCHDPHNSPNNKLLLPKEYVGNYKEDKLCYLCHANMRQKYTEKIHKPVFEGNCSGCHLPHGSETRKLLKYSENKDMCLSCHTLSPVEDPINKRHTLDKIHTKCLECHNPHGN